The following DNA comes from Nocardioides panzhihuensis.
CGTCACCTTGCGGTAGCGCGGGAACCACGCCTTCATCGCCGGCGCGTACTCGTCGGTGACGTAGTTCGACCGTTCCCCGGCCACCCAGAGCACCGGACCGTCGTACGCCTCGTACGCCTTCAGCTCCTCGGCCGGCCAGGCGCCGACCTGGTCGAGATCGCGGCCGAGGACGGGCAGGTTCATCGCCCAGCGCCAGCTGTCCCCGTCACGGCGCAGGTTCTGCAGCAGGAATCCGCGGACCGTCTGATCGGGCACCGCCTCCTGCATCCCGGCGTCGGCCTCCTCGCGCCGGGAGATGCTGTCCAGGTCGAGACTCTGCATCGCGTCGACGTAGGTCTTGAAGCCACCGACGCGCTCGTAGACGACCGGGGACATGTCGGCCACGACGAGCTTCGCGACCAGCTCGGGGCGGGTGATCGCGAGCAGCATCGCCACCTTGCCGCCCATCGAGTGGCCGACCACGGTGGCGGGCTCCTCGGCCGAGAGCAGCTCGGCGACGGCCGCGGTCACCTCGAGGTAGTCGAAGGTGTCCGGCTGCGGCGACCTGCCATGGTGGGGAAGGTCCACGAGCGTGACTCGGTGCTTGTCGGCCAGCTGCTTGCCCAGCGTGTTCCAGTTGCGTCCCTGGCCGAAGAGTCCGTGCAGGAAGACGACGCGGCTACCGGTCTCGCCGAGCTCGAGCGTATGAAGTGATGGCACCGGGGAAGCGTACGTCGCTAGAAGTCGAAGCCGTCGAACATGTCACCGATGCCGTCGCCGATCCCGCCGAACATGTCGCCCATGCCCTCCCCGATCCCGCCGATCGCGTCACCCATGCCCTCACCGATCTCACCGAAGGCGTCGAAGCCGCCGAACGCGCTGAACATCAGCCCGGCGAACATCCAGTCCATCGGCGAGAAGGCACCGAAGTAGCCGGCAGCGTAGGGCCGGTAGGCCGGGCCACCCTGCCAGTAGGGCACGCGCTGGTTGCCGACCATCACCTTGCGGGTGTCCGGCTCCGCGCCGGCCTTGACCCGCTCGGCGTCGAGCGCGCAGGCGGGTACGTCACGGGCGGTGCCGCCCGGCGGCGCCCATTCCACGTCCTCGACCGAGAGGCCGTGGCGAGGGTCGAAGAAGCACGGCGGACGACGCTTCGGCAGCGGCTCGCCGGCGACGCGCGCCTTGACGCACGCGACCGCATAGCGGCCGTCCTCGACGATCGTGGTGATCTGCTTGACGTCTTCGGGAACGGTCATCTTGTCGACGGAGCGCTTGGCCGTCTCGTACTCGTCCAGGGCACGCTGGTAGTCGGCGTTGGCGCCCTCGTCGAGCTCCTTGCCTGCCATGTCGAGGTCGAGCCCCTGCAGCTCCTCGCCGAAGGCGGTGACGTCCTCGAAGGCGAGCTGCTTGACCGGCTCCAGATCCGCGCGCTGTTTTTCCAGCGCCCGCGCCTGCGAGCGCTTGTTGGTCACTACCACGGTCCCGATCACCGCGACGACGATGAGAAGTGCGATCAGAAGTCCCACGTCAATCAGCGTAGCGCCACGGTGGTCGGGCCCGTCCCGATCGCGTCAGGAGTAGTCGCGGAAGCCCTTGCCGGTCTTGCGGCCGAGGTAGCCCGCGGTGACCAGGTGCTCCAGCAGCGGCGCGGGGGCGAAGCCCGGCTCACGGAACTCCAGGTAGAGCTCACGCTCGATGGCCAGGGAGACGTCGTTGCCGACCACGTCGAGCAGCTCGAAGGGTCCCATCGGCAGCGCACAGCCGAGCTTCATCGCGGTGTCGATGTCGTCGGCGGTCGCGTAGTGGGCCTCGAGCATCTTGACCGCGTCGTTGAGGTAGGGGAAGAGCAGGGCGTTGACGATGAAGCCGGCCCGGTCCCCGCACGAGACCGGCGACTTGCCGACGTTCGCGCACAGCGCCCGGACGGTCTCGGCGACCTCTTCGGAGGTGGTGACGGTGGAGACGACCTCGACCAGCTTCATGACCGGCGCCGGGTTGAAGAAGTGCATCCCGACGACGTCCGCCGGCCGCTTGGTCACCTTCGCCAGCTCGATGACCGGCAGGCTCGAGGTCGTCGTCGCCAGGATCGCGCCACGCTTGCAGATGTCATCGAGGTTCTCGAAGAGCGTGGTCTTGATGGCCAGGTCCTCGGCGATGGCCTCCACGACGATGTCGACGTCGGCCAGGTCGTCCAACGAGGTCGTGCCGGTCAGCCGACCGAGGATCTCCGGCTTCGCCGACTCCTCCAGCTTGCCCCGTCCGATCGCCTTGTCGAGACTCTTGGTGATCCGCGCTGCGACGGCGTCGACCTTGTCCGGGCTGCGCCCGACGTACGTCACGTCGTAGCCGCCCTTCGCGAAGACCTCGACGA
Coding sequences within:
- a CDS encoding alpha/beta fold hydrolase, with protein sequence MPSLHTLELGETGSRVVFLHGLFGQGRNWNTLGKQLADKHRVTLVDLPHHGRSPQPDTFDYLEVTAAVAELLSAEEPATVVGHSMGGKVAMLLAITRPELVAKLVVADMSPVVYERVGGFKTYVDAMQSLDLDSISRREEADAGMQEAVPDQTVRGFLLQNLRRDGDSWRWAMNLPVLGRDLDQVGAWPAEELKAYEAYDGPVLWVAGERSNYVTDEYAPAMKAWFPRYRKVTIKGAGHWVHSEKPETFLAALRQFLGD